From the Leptotrichia sp. oral taxon 221 genome, one window contains:
- a CDS encoding HRDC domain-containing protein, with amino-acid sequence MLKIVTLPFNERKEEFEQGKLERILGNVQIVKYQAELVKIEGKYYWTAFVEYEKAENIDKNLEKNNFLQNGKYIKEVNKNHEEYLSEEEAELYKILKEWRAGEAQMLGYPPYIVASNQLLVDIIKANPKTVEELSQIRGMGKRKVRDYGEELLLILENFYDMKS; translated from the coding sequence GTGTTAAAAATTGTAACTTTGCCATTTAATGAGAGGAAAGAAGAATTTGAGCAAGGGAAGCTGGAAAGGATATTAGGAAATGTCCAGATTGTAAAGTATCAGGCTGAGCTAGTGAAAATTGAGGGGAAATATTACTGGACGGCTTTTGTTGAATATGAAAAGGCGGAGAATATAGATAAAAATTTAGAGAAAAATAATTTTTTGCAAAATGGAAAATATATTAAAGAGGTTAACAAAAATCATGAAGAATATCTATCAGAGGAAGAAGCTGAACTGTATAAGATTTTGAAGGAATGGAGAGCTGGAGAAGCACAAATGCTGGGATATCCACCTTACATCGTTGCTTCAAATCAGCTTTTAGTTGACATAATAAAGGCAAATCCTAAAACTGTTGAAGAACTTTCGCAAATAAGGGGAATGGGGAAACGGAAAGTTAGAGATTACGGGGAGGAGCTTTTGCTGATTTTGGAGAATTTTTATGATATGAAAAGTTGA
- the pheT gene encoding phenylalanine--tRNA ligase subunit beta, with the protein MLISLNWLKQYIDLDGIEINEMENALTMIGQEVEKIEVLGENLENVVTAQIIEKEMHPDSDHLTICKVDNGKEILQIVCGAPNHKAGDKVVLAQVGAKLAPDFVIKKGKIRGVESNGMLCSEEELNIGKDSDGIMILPEDTPVGVPMKEYLGINDTVFELEITPNRPDCLSHIGIARELGAYYNKEVKYPSFVINSESSEKTADNISVEIEDSNLAKRYVARIIKNVTVKESPKWLKERVESIGIRSINNIVDASNFIMMELNQPNHTFDLDKIEGGKIVVRAGHENEKLVTLDEQERELNSDDIVISDGVKAVALGGVMGGQNSEITENTKNILLEVANFNSQNVRKTSRRLTLFSESSYRFERRVDEENAINVINRLANIIQEVAGGEILEGVVDNYPVPYKKKTATLNFERLNRFVGKNIPRETVIGILTRLEIEVVDNGETLTLTAPTYRDDLENEQDYFEEVIRMYGFDNIENILPKLDISEKPVIDTTKLSTQVKLIAANAGLKEVINYSFVPKDAMEKIKYTSVERENLIDLLRPITEDFVTLRPTLLYSLLKNAKENMNRNATNIRFFEVSRTFVKAEELAKEEVKLGIILAGENNKTLWNPKPVPYDFYDLKGIVEEIFTQLKFNNYMIKRSEQSQYHPGRSVDVFVGRELIGSFGEIHPDVLENFDLGKTSVLVGEFNIDLIQKYIGKKIKYQGIVKYPAVPRDFAFVMREDILVGDVLKTIQKVDKKIEKVELFDIYQGAGVLPGMKSVAISVILRDKNKTLEEKEIVDISNKIVAKVEKDYGAVLRK; encoded by the coding sequence ATGCTAATTTCGTTAAACTGGTTAAAGCAATATATAGATTTAGATGGAATAGAAATAAATGAAATGGAAAATGCCTTGACTATGATTGGTCAGGAAGTAGAAAAAATCGAGGTTTTAGGGGAGAATTTAGAAAATGTTGTAACGGCACAAATTATTGAAAAAGAAATGCACCCTGATTCTGACCACTTGACAATTTGTAAAGTTGATAATGGAAAAGAAATTTTGCAAATCGTGTGTGGAGCGCCTAATCATAAGGCTGGAGACAAAGTTGTGTTGGCACAAGTTGGAGCAAAATTAGCTCCAGATTTTGTTATTAAAAAAGGTAAAATTAGAGGTGTAGAATCGAACGGAATGTTATGTTCTGAAGAAGAATTAAATATTGGGAAAGATTCGGATGGAATTATGATTTTGCCTGAAGATACGCCTGTTGGAGTGCCTATGAAAGAGTATTTAGGAATTAACGATACAGTTTTTGAATTGGAAATCACTCCGAATCGTCCTGATTGTTTATCGCATATTGGGATTGCAAGAGAATTAGGAGCCTATTACAATAAAGAGGTTAAATATCCAAGTTTTGTGATAAATTCAGAAAGTTCTGAAAAAACGGCTGATAATATTTCGGTTGAAATTGAAGACAGTAATTTGGCGAAAAGATATGTGGCTAGAATAATTAAAAATGTTACAGTTAAAGAAAGTCCAAAATGGTTAAAAGAAAGAGTGGAATCTATTGGAATTAGAAGTATTAACAACATTGTAGATGCTTCAAATTTCATAATGATGGAATTGAATCAACCAAATCATACTTTTGATCTGGATAAAATTGAAGGTGGAAAAATTGTTGTGAGAGCGGGACATGAAAATGAAAAATTAGTTACGCTTGATGAGCAAGAAAGAGAATTGAATAGCGATGATATCGTGATTTCTGATGGTGTGAAAGCCGTTGCACTTGGTGGAGTAATGGGTGGACAAAATTCAGAAATTACTGAAAATACAAAAAATATTTTGTTGGAAGTGGCAAACTTCAATTCACAAAATGTTAGAAAAACTTCAAGAAGATTGACATTATTTAGTGAATCTTCATACAGATTTGAAAGAAGAGTCGATGAAGAAAATGCAATTAATGTAATAAATAGACTTGCAAACATCATTCAAGAAGTGGCAGGTGGAGAAATTTTAGAAGGAGTAGTTGACAATTATCCTGTTCCATACAAGAAAAAAACAGCTACATTAAACTTTGAGAGATTGAACCGTTTTGTTGGGAAAAATATTCCACGTGAAACAGTTATTGGGATATTGACTAGACTTGAAATCGAGGTTGTAGATAATGGGGAAACATTGACATTGACTGCACCTACTTACCGTGACGACTTGGAAAATGAGCAAGATTATTTTGAAGAAGTTATTAGAATGTATGGTTTTGATAATATTGAAAATATTTTACCAAAATTGGATATTAGTGAAAAACCAGTTATTGATACAACAAAACTTTCTACACAAGTGAAATTGATTGCGGCAAATGCTGGGCTTAAAGAAGTTATTAATTACAGTTTTGTACCAAAAGATGCGATGGAAAAAATTAAATACACAAGCGTTGAAAGAGAAAATTTAATTGATTTATTGAGACCAATTACAGAAGATTTTGTAACATTGCGTCCAACATTGCTTTATAGCTTGTTAAAAAATGCTAAAGAAAATATGAATAGAAATGCTACAAATATTAGATTTTTTGAAGTTAGTAGAACTTTTGTGAAAGCGGAAGAATTGGCGAAGGAAGAAGTAAAATTGGGAATAATTTTGGCTGGAGAAAATAATAAGACATTGTGGAATCCAAAACCAGTTCCTTATGATTTTTATGACTTAAAAGGAATTGTGGAAGAAATTTTCACACAATTAAAATTCAATAATTATATGATAAAACGTTCTGAACAAAGCCAATACCATCCAGGTCGTTCAGTTGACGTATTTGTTGGTCGTGAATTGATTGGAAGCTTTGGGGAAATTCATCCAGACGTATTGGAAAACTTTGATTTAGGAAAAACATCAGTTTTAGTTGGAGAATTTAACATTGACTTGATTCAAAAATATATTGGTAAGAAAATTAAATATCAAGGAATTGTAAAATATCCAGCTGTTCCAAGAGATTTTGCGTTCGTTATGAGAGAAGATATTTTAGTTGGAGATGTTTTAAAAACTATTCAAAAAGTTGATAAAAAGATTGAAAAAGTGGAATTATTTGATATTTATCAAGGTGCAGGAGTGTTGCCAGGAATGAAGAGTGTGGCAATTAGTGTAATCTTGAGAGATAAAAACAAAACACTTGAAGAAAAGGAAATTGTTGATATTTCAAATAAAATCGTGGCTAAAGTTGAGAAAGATTATGGAGCGGTTTTGAGAAAGTAG
- a CDS encoding YwqG family protein: MDDKEIKIDDEYVQKFYEEIREDYEKNSPTKTFAKIKLVEDELKITDSKIVGLPYLPKGAEFPKAPNGEEMLMIAQINCEDLKGLKDFPQKGILQFFVFDDDDAMFGLDFDSPTVQDTFRVIYYDEIKEFYDEKELENIYKPHNYEESFLTNNNESYKIEFELRTEKERFEEAIYSVFDKLCKEKKLERHQEDWLYRKILNIEMEYSEEPHSQCDGFAFFTQSDPREFEEKYKKYDTVLFQLDSEYDENTKKWKVCIGDAGVLNFFINREKLKNKDFTEILYNWDCY, translated from the coding sequence ATGGATGATAAAGAAATCAAAATTGATGATGAGTATGTGCAAAAATTTTACGAAGAAATTCGTGAAGATTATGAAAAAAATTCACCAACTAAAACTTTTGCAAAAATAAAGCTGGTAGAAGATGAGTTGAAAATAACAGACAGTAAAATTGTGGGATTGCCATATCTTCCAAAAGGAGCAGAATTTCCAAAAGCACCTAATGGTGAAGAAATGCTGATGATTGCACAGATTAATTGCGAGGATTTGAAGGGACTTAAGGATTTTCCCCAAAAGGGAATTTTACAGTTTTTTGTATTTGATGACGATGATGCTATGTTTGGACTTGATTTTGATAGTCCGACAGTTCAAGATACTTTTCGTGTGATTTATTACGATGAGATTAAAGAATTTTATGATGAAAAAGAGCTTGAAAACATTTATAAACCGCATAATTATGAGGAAAGTTTTCTTACAAACAATAATGAAAGTTATAAAATAGAGTTTGAGCTACGAACAGAGAAGGAAAGATTTGAAGAGGCAATTTATAGTGTGTTTGATAAACTTTGTAAAGAGAAAAAGTTGGAGAGACATCAAGAAGATTGGCTTTATCGTAAAATATTGAATATTGAAATGGAATATTCAGAAGAACCTCATTCACAATGTGATGGATTTGCATTTTTTACACAGAGTGATCCGAGAGAATTTGAAGAAAAATATAAAAAATATGATACGGTACTATTTCAATTGGACAGTGAATATGATGAAAATACGAAAAAATGGAAAGTTTGCATTGGAGATGCTGGAGTATTAAATTTTTTCATAAATCGTGAAAAGTTGAAAAACAAAGACTTTACAGAAATTCTCTACAATTGGGATTGTTATTAA
- the pheS gene encoding phenylalanine--tRNA ligase subunit alpha: MLEKLAHLREEVLEKLDKVGNLEELNELRVKILGKKGEFTAIMKEMGNIAAEKRAEFGKTTNEIKNVLLAKFDETTTGLKEIAKQERLKNETIDVTLPGRKANVGSLHPLTKTVMEIKDIVSSMGFDIVDGPEVEYVKYNFDALNIPKTHPSREITDTFYIKENEVVLRTQTSGMQIRYMEDRKPPFRMISIGKVYRPDYDVSHTPMFHQMEGLMVGENVSFANFKAILENIVKKIFGEDRRVRFRPHFFPFTEPSAEMDVECGVCKGEGCRVCKGTGWLEILGSGMVNPKVLSGVGIDPQKYQGFAFGLGLERITMLKYGIDDLRAFFENDERFLDQF; encoded by the coding sequence ATGTTAGAAAAATTAGCACACTTGAGAGAAGAAGTGTTAGAAAAACTTGATAAAGTTGGAAATCTTGAGGAATTGAATGAATTGAGAGTAAAAATCCTAGGGAAAAAAGGGGAATTTACGGCGATAATGAAGGAAATGGGAAATATTGCTGCTGAGAAAAGAGCTGAGTTTGGAAAAACTACGAATGAAATAAAAAATGTGTTGTTGGCGAAATTTGATGAAACTACAACTGGCTTGAAGGAAATTGCTAAACAGGAAAGATTGAAAAATGAAACAATAGATGTGACTTTGCCGGGAAGAAAAGCTAATGTTGGATCGCTTCATCCACTTACTAAAACAGTTATGGAAATTAAAGATATTGTTTCTTCTATGGGATTTGACATTGTTGATGGACCTGAAGTTGAGTATGTAAAATATAATTTTGATGCATTAAATATTCCAAAAACACATCCATCGAGGGAAATTACTGATACATTCTATATTAAAGAAAATGAAGTTGTATTGAGAACGCAAACTTCTGGAATGCAAATTAGATACATGGAAGACAGAAAACCACCATTTAGAATGATTTCGATTGGAAAAGTTTACCGTCCAGACTACGATGTATCGCATACACCAATGTTTCACCAAATGGAAGGACTTATGGTTGGAGAAAATGTTTCTTTTGCTAATTTTAAAGCGATTTTGGAAAATATTGTAAAGAAAATATTTGGAGAAGACAGAAGAGTAAGATTTAGACCACACTTTTTCCCATTTACAGAACCTTCTGCAGAAATGGACGTAGAATGTGGAGTTTGTAAAGGTGAAGGATGTAGAGTTTGTAAAGGGACAGGATGGCTTGAAATTCTTGGAAGTGGAATGGTAAATCCAAAAGTGCTTTCAGGTGTTGGAATTGACCCACAAAAATATCAAGGATTTGCATTTGGATTGGGACTTGAAAGAATTACGATGTTAAAATATGGAATTGATGACTTAAGAGCATTTTTTGAAAATGATGAGAGATTTTTGGATCAGTTCTAA